Proteins encoded in a region of the Streptomyces liliiviolaceus genome:
- a CDS encoding mannose-binding protein yields MSPQHHTPGANAEGAAAGAEEAESTPASPPASSSAPDERAPAAAKAPETPEASESSKSSESSESSASKSGAAPAGKKGAAPAAESGTEPDGETGTGPDGKAAGAPATPSTSATPPTPPTPTTPAAPSPAAATAETSEARTEGVAVAAAVATTPPGTKTGTGVNNGRPRKPVLAGAAIAGAVLIAIPLLLAGSAQDDGRPDNKGLAADGSDTVLNASSAPAVLDDYVAETPSSSPRKDKPKKTEAPQVAPKAVAPVPEAKTSSPAAKKSKSPAKDKPKAAPKPNWGTKTVYATSVLQTGQSWSTNRIRMVMQGDGNLVVYNEKDKPIWASMTFGSNHRAIFQEDGNLVIHNGDDRPIWASKSHGHANAQLILRADAKVVILHNGGVIWST; encoded by the coding sequence ATGTCCCCCCAGCACCACACCCCCGGCGCGAACGCGGAGGGGGCCGCCGCCGGCGCGGAGGAGGCCGAGTCCACACCCGCGTCCCCACCCGCGTCGTCGTCGGCACCGGACGAGCGAGCGCCTGCCGCCGCCAAGGCCCCTGAGACCCCGGAAGCCTCCGAGTCGTCCAAGTCCTCCGAGTCCTCCGAGTCCTCCGCGTCGAAGTCAGGCGCCGCCCCGGCCGGGAAGAAGGGCGCCGCCCCGGCCGCGGAGAGCGGCACCGAACCGGACGGCGAGACCGGCACCGGTCCGGACGGGAAGGCCGCCGGGGCTCCTGCCACCCCGTCCACCTCAGCCACTCCCCCCACACCCCCCACTCCCACCACCCCTGCGGCGCCCTCGCCCGCGGCGGCAACCGCCGAGACGTCCGAGGCGCGTACGGAGGGCGTCGCCGTCGCGGCGGCCGTCGCGACGACCCCGCCGGGCACGAAGACCGGCACCGGCGTGAACAACGGACGCCCCCGCAAGCCGGTCCTGGCAGGGGCCGCGATCGCCGGCGCCGTCCTGATCGCGATACCGCTGCTGCTTGCCGGGAGCGCACAGGACGACGGGCGCCCCGACAACAAGGGGCTGGCCGCGGACGGTTCCGACACCGTCCTGAACGCGAGCTCCGCCCCCGCCGTCCTCGACGACTACGTGGCCGAGACGCCCAGTTCGTCCCCGCGCAAGGACAAGCCGAAGAAGACCGAGGCTCCGCAGGTCGCCCCCAAGGCCGTCGCGCCCGTGCCGGAGGCGAAGACGAGCAGCCCGGCCGCGAAGAAGTCGAAGTCCCCGGCCAAGGACAAGCCGAAGGCGGCCCCGAAGCCGAACTGGGGCACCAAGACCGTCTACGCGACCAGTGTGCTGCAGACGGGCCAGTCCTGGAGCACCAACCGCATCCGCATGGTCATGCAGGGCGACGGCAACCTCGTCGTCTACAACGAGAAGGACAAGCCGATCTGGGCGTCCATGACCTTCGGCAGCAACCACCGGGCGATCTTCCAGGAGGACGGCAATCTCGTCATCCACAACGGCGACGACCGCCCGATCTGGGCCTCCAAGAGCCACGGCCACGCGAACGCCCAGCTGATCCTGCGAGCCGACGCGAAGGTGGTCATCCTCCACAACGGCGGAGTCATCTGGTCGACCTGA